One segment of Sphingomonas qomolangmaensis DNA contains the following:
- a CDS encoding GNAT family N-acetyltransferase, whose protein sequence is MTPHGNADLETRTGHRFLVRTVTDRDEAALAEFFTHVTPEDLRFRFLTGLAVVGPDRLAAMVRVDHYRSETFLAFADDGVTVIAAAMLACDAALEVGEVAISIRSDYKQRGISWALLAHVARYAEARGVQTLQSIESYANHAAIDLEREMGFTARAYPNDSSLVLVERKLPLSAAL, encoded by the coding sequence ATGACCCCGCACGGCAACGCAGACCTGGAGACCCGGACCGGGCACCGGTTCCTGGTGCGCACGGTGACCGATCGCGACGAGGCGGCGCTCGCCGAGTTCTTCACCCACGTCACGCCCGAGGACCTGCGGTTCCGCTTCCTGACCGGGCTGGCCGTCGTCGGACCCGACCGGCTGGCGGCGATGGTCCGCGTCGATCACTACCGGTCCGAAACCTTCCTCGCCTTCGCCGACGATGGCGTGACGGTGATCGCCGCGGCGATGCTCGCCTGCGATGCCGCCCTAGAGGTCGGCGAGGTCGCGATCAGCATTCGATCGGATTATAAGCAGCGCGGCATCAGCTGGGCGCTGCTCGCGCACGTCGCGCGCTATGCCGAAGCCCGCGGCGTCCAGACGCTCCAATCGATCGAGAGCTACGCCAACCACGCCGCGATCGATCTCGAACGCGAGATGGGCTTCACCGCGCGCGCCTATCCCAACGATTCCTCGCTGGTGCTGGTCGAGCGCAAGCTGCCGCTTTCCGCCGCGCTCTGA
- a CDS encoding alternative oxidase yields the protein MPSPQALHDEREAQPQIHHIPSGFSDHFALGFTKLLRLTADTFFAKRYGHRAIVLETVAAVPGMVGAMFTHLTCLRWMRDDEGWIRTLMEEAENERMHLMTFIEIAKPTWFERMVILGVQGVFLVGFSILYLLSSRTAHRVVGYFEEEAVISYTMYLKEIDEGRSVNVPAPAIAKHYWQMADDATLRDVVLVVRADEAHHRDVNHGFASQLAGGTIDETKIAPYPAHATDIRVAA from the coding sequence ATGCCCAGTCCCCAAGCCCTGCACGACGAGCGTGAGGCGCAACCCCAGATCCATCACATCCCCTCGGGCTTCTCGGATCACTTCGCGCTCGGCTTCACCAAACTGCTGCGGCTGACGGCCGACACCTTCTTCGCCAAGCGCTACGGCCATCGCGCGATCGTGCTCGAGACCGTCGCCGCGGTGCCCGGGATGGTCGGGGCGATGTTCACGCATCTGACGTGCCTGCGCTGGATGCGCGACGACGAAGGCTGGATCCGCACGCTGATGGAAGAGGCCGAGAACGAGCGGATGCACCTGATGACCTTCATCGAGATCGCCAAGCCGACCTGGTTCGAGCGGATGGTGATCCTGGGGGTGCAGGGGGTGTTCCTGGTCGGATTCTCGATCCTGTACCTGCTGTCGTCGCGTACCGCGCACCGCGTGGTCGGCTATTTCGAGGAGGAGGCGGTGATCAGCTACACCATGTACCTCAAGGAAATCGACGAAGGCCGCTCGGTCAACGTGCCAGCGCCCGCGATCGCCAAACATTATTGGCAGATGGCAGACGATGCGACGCTGCGCGACGTCGTACTGGTGGTGCGCGCCGACGAAGCGCATCACCGCGACGTCAACCACGGCTTCGCCAGCCAGCTGGCCGGCGGCACGATCGATGAAACCAAGATCGCGCCGTACCCGGCGCACGCCACCGACATCCGGGTGGCCGCCTGA
- a CDS encoding helix-turn-helix domain-containing protein, giving the protein MEPITVSVEEAKRVLGIGTTKIYELMAEGHLKRVKLGRRTLIRTDSIRQLVEAA; this is encoded by the coding sequence ATGGAACCAATCACCGTATCGGTCGAGGAAGCCAAGCGCGTCCTCGGCATCGGCACCACCAAGATTTACGAGCTGATGGCTGAAGGCCATCTGAAGCGGGTCAAGCTTGGCCGGCGCACGCTCATTCGAACCGACAGCATTCGCCAACTAGTCGAAGCGGCGTGA
- a CDS encoding helix-turn-helix domain-containing protein — protein MLDWSLSDLAEAAGVGRATAARFELGQSVQDETAQALRSAFESRRIRFIDSGKMAGGVYQTRAG, from the coding sequence ATGCTCGACTGGTCGCTTTCCGATCTGGCGGAAGCGGCGGGCGTCGGTCGCGCGACAGCAGCGCGGTTCGAGCTAGGACAGTCGGTGCAGGACGAAACGGCCCAGGCTCTGCGATCCGCGTTCGAATCGCGGCGCATACGGTTCATAGACAGCGGCAAGATGGCAGGCGGTGTCTATCAGACGCGAGCAGGATAG
- a CDS encoding AAA family ATPase yields the protein MRAAAKFATEPDDYRLLPIERFSDIQPQLSGLWLVKRLLPASGLALFYGHPGSGKTFFVLDGALHIALGWDWLGRKVRQGLVIYVGAEGVSGLRNRIVAFRRHHEVEGDIPFSLIPCPIDLQAPDADVKALAATVRAEAAAFDAEPVLIVIDTLSKTFGAGKENTDDMATYVSNCQRLSAEFSCCVVPVHHRPKDAESTEPRGHSSLKGGVDTVVLIEAGATKRAEVTKQKDGELGERMLFNLRVVELGEDEDGETVTSCVVEPTEIDTNRVRDPFAMAVGKLSAGNRLVYEQLGELLETEGTQIPTAIPEGAIDRGRVGKVASLDAWRDKSISAAGTGAGHNRDTGKRAFNRALPALRNAGVVRVWEEWAWITHHLAGTVPGQPAGRDRDTGTGGTTPFRECPVVPPVPTAKSALIFAPGETGDEPVPGWED from the coding sequence ATGAGGGCCGCCGCAAAGTTCGCGACCGAACCCGACGACTATCGCTTGCTGCCGATAGAACGCTTCTCGGACATACAACCCCAGCTCAGCGGGTTGTGGTTGGTGAAGCGACTGCTGCCTGCGTCTGGCCTGGCGTTGTTCTACGGGCATCCCGGCAGCGGAAAGACCTTCTTCGTGCTCGACGGGGCGCTGCACATCGCGCTCGGCTGGGATTGGCTGGGGCGCAAGGTTCGGCAGGGGCTGGTGATTTATGTTGGTGCCGAGGGCGTCAGCGGCTTGCGCAATCGCATCGTTGCCTTCCGCCGGCACCACGAAGTTGAAGGCGATATTCCCTTCAGCCTGATCCCTTGCCCGATCGACCTGCAGGCCCCTGACGCCGACGTGAAGGCCCTTGCCGCAACGGTGCGCGCGGAAGCGGCGGCGTTCGATGCTGAGCCGGTTCTGATCGTCATCGACACGCTGTCGAAGACCTTCGGCGCGGGCAAGGAGAACACCGACGACATGGCCACCTACGTCAGCAACTGCCAGCGGCTGTCGGCTGAATTCTCGTGCTGCGTGGTTCCGGTGCATCACCGCCCCAAGGATGCCGAAAGCACCGAGCCGCGAGGCCACAGCAGCTTGAAGGGCGGCGTCGACACCGTCGTGCTCATCGAGGCTGGCGCGACGAAGCGGGCCGAAGTGACCAAGCAGAAGGACGGCGAGCTTGGCGAGCGAATGCTGTTCAACCTGCGCGTCGTCGAGCTTGGTGAGGATGAGGACGGCGAAACGGTAACGTCTTGCGTAGTTGAACCCACCGAGATCGACACCAACCGCGTCCGCGATCCATTCGCCATGGCCGTTGGCAAGCTCAGCGCCGGCAACCGCCTCGTTTACGAGCAACTAGGCGAGCTCCTCGAGACCGAGGGAACGCAGATCCCGACCGCCATTCCCGAGGGGGCAATCGACCGCGGACGGGTCGGCAAGGTCGCGTCGCTCGATGCGTGGCGGGACAAGTCGATTTCCGCTGCCGGGACAGGGGCGGGACATAACCGGGACACGGGAAAGCGTGCCTTCAATCGCGCCCTCCCAGCGCTGAGAAACGCCGGAGTTGTGCGGGTTTGGGAGGAATGGGCGTGGATCACGCACCACCTTGCCGGGACAGTGCCGGGACAACCGGCGGGACGGGACCGGGACACCGGGACAGGCGGGACAACTCCCTTTAGGGAGTGTCCCGTTGTCCCGCCCGTCCCAACCGCCAAGTCGGCGCTCATCTTCGCCCCCGGCGAAACAGGCGACGAACCCGTGCCAGGATGGGAGGATTAG
- a CDS encoding helix-turn-helix domain-containing protein, producing the protein MICRVKDNRRELYDSGMSDAKIARSIGRDKFTISHWRTRYGLPAHFITPPSQQRHFPTLYENGQNDSDIARIVGCHRSAVQRWRKRSGFPKIQARRRILPRVRIISLDYAFESGATFHSIIADESWSNWLEENGATVW; encoded by the coding sequence ATGATCTGTCGTGTGAAGGACAATCGACGCGAACTGTACGACTCGGGAATGAGCGACGCGAAGATCGCACGGTCGATCGGCCGCGATAAGTTTACGATCTCGCATTGGCGAACCAGATACGGGCTGCCGGCCCATTTCATTACACCACCCTCGCAGCAGCGGCACTTCCCCACTCTTTACGAGAATGGTCAAAACGACTCCGACATTGCCCGCATAGTCGGTTGTCACCGTTCCGCCGTTCAACGATGGCGTAAGCGGTCCGGCTTTCCGAAGATACAGGCACGGCGACGGATACTTCCGCGGGTGCGAATAATCAGCCTGGACTATGCGTTCGAGAGCGGCGCTACATTTCACTCGATCATCGCGGATGAGAGCTGGTCGAACTGGCTCGAGGAAAACGGCGCTACCGTCTGGTGA
- a CDS encoding tyrosine-type recombinase/integrase, with amino-acid sequence MTVATIRAAPKSGGNTCVFYSRSTVDVRPQPVKNVVSVVGAVWMLADRLTALKVKHAKPGRHVDGKGLCLVVKPTGAKAWVLRVQVDGKRRDIGLGSTSVITLAEAREKAAQGRKWAKEGLDPAYEWKKLRAVIPSFRKAAEAYHTKHLSSWKNAKHAAQWIQTLREYAFNRIGDMRIDTIEAADVIGVLMPIWLEKPETAMRVRQRVITVLNHAHAERWRPAEAPTKAIAGGLPKRTKTNSKPRKHYAAMPYVNAAMFMRNLRDAEMSVGRRALEFTILTAARSGETRGATWGEIDMLLGTWSIPGERMKAGLPHTVPLSSQAAAVLREMEQLVPSKPTDLIFPGRGGPISGATMTKALKEMGGGVATVHGMRSTFRDWCAERMKHVPGEVAEVALAHLPENKVEAAYRRTMYLEQRAELMMAWGEFLDGEGDRDIALLKGAQRAR; translated from the coding sequence TTGACCGTCGCCACCATCCGCGCGGCTCCGAAAAGCGGCGGAAATACGTGCGTGTTCTATTCGCGTTCTACCGTTGACGTTCGCCCACAGCCGGTTAAGAATGTGGTATCGGTTGTGGGAGCGGTTTGGATGCTGGCGGATAGGCTAACGGCGCTAAAGGTGAAGCATGCCAAGCCCGGTCGGCATGTAGATGGTAAAGGACTATGCCTGGTCGTCAAGCCAACTGGTGCGAAGGCTTGGGTGCTCCGGGTACAGGTGGATGGCAAACGTCGGGATATCGGGCTCGGCTCCACGTCGGTCATCACGCTCGCCGAAGCTCGTGAGAAGGCGGCGCAGGGGCGCAAGTGGGCGAAGGAAGGGCTAGACCCCGCCTACGAATGGAAGAAGCTGCGCGCGGTCATTCCCTCGTTTCGAAAGGCTGCCGAGGCCTATCACACGAAGCACCTGTCGAGCTGGAAGAACGCCAAGCACGCGGCCCAGTGGATCCAGACCCTTCGCGAGTATGCCTTCAACCGGATCGGCGACATGCGGATCGACACGATCGAGGCTGCGGACGTGATTGGGGTACTGATGCCAATCTGGCTAGAAAAGCCGGAGACCGCCATGCGGGTGCGCCAACGCGTCATCACTGTGCTGAACCATGCCCACGCTGAACGGTGGCGACCGGCTGAAGCGCCGACCAAGGCGATAGCCGGGGGCCTGCCGAAGCGGACCAAGACCAACAGCAAGCCACGGAAGCACTACGCGGCGATGCCGTACGTCAATGCCGCCATGTTCATGCGGAACCTGCGAGACGCGGAAATGTCGGTCGGGCGGCGGGCTTTGGAATTCACCATCCTCACTGCCGCCCGATCGGGCGAGACACGGGGCGCGACGTGGGGGGAAATCGACATGCTTCTAGGGACATGGTCAATTCCCGGCGAAAGGATGAAGGCCGGCCTGCCTCACACCGTCCCACTCAGCTCCCAGGCAGCGGCAGTCCTGCGTGAGATGGAGCAGCTTGTGCCTTCGAAGCCAACCGATCTGATCTTCCCCGGTCGCGGTGGCCCAATATCGGGCGCCACCATGACAAAGGCGCTGAAGGAGATGGGCGGCGGGGTGGCCACCGTCCACGGCATGCGGTCAACGTTTCGCGATTGGTGCGCCGAACGAATGAAGCATGTACCAGGCGAGGTGGCCGAAGTCGCTCTGGCTCATTTGCCCGAGAACAAGGTGGAGGCCGCCTACCGTCGCACCATGTACCTCGAGCAGCGAGCGGAACTAATGATGGCTTGGGGCGAGTTTCTGGACGGCGAGGGTGATCGCGATATCGCGCTCCTGAAGGGAGCTCAACGTGCTCGCTGA
- a CDS encoding SPOR domain-containing protein, protein MKSRAEFLILGLLGAAGAASAQDAPPAEVVAASGPLGTSGEIKRYDEVGAVGLASALDNPIGAAHATLPMGSVAEVTALDTGRTILVPIVAQLPAGSQVIALAPGALSALGIAAQAGVRVRGVTPSPQDQAALQAGRPGLPRLDAPPVLLNGLRKQMAAVLPTPTPMAPPKPAAAKPAPKPASPRPVPTAPAPPKPAATGTWFVQVAALSSEPRARALASQLNGRSIAAGRFWRVQLGPFPDATAANSARARAAGSGYRDATVFRSK, encoded by the coding sequence ATGAAGTCTCGCGCTGAGTTCCTGATCCTCGGCCTGCTGGGCGCTGCGGGGGCGGCGTCGGCGCAGGACGCGCCGCCCGCCGAAGTCGTCGCGGCTTCGGGACCGCTGGGTACTTCGGGCGAGATAAAGCGCTACGACGAAGTCGGCGCGGTGGGGCTGGCGAGCGCGCTCGACAATCCGATCGGTGCTGCCCATGCGACGCTGCCGATGGGGAGCGTCGCCGAGGTAACCGCGCTCGACACCGGCCGAACGATCCTGGTGCCGATCGTCGCGCAGCTGCCCGCAGGTAGCCAAGTGATCGCGCTGGCACCCGGCGCGCTTTCGGCGCTTGGCATTGCGGCGCAGGCCGGCGTTCGGGTGCGCGGCGTGACGCCTTCGCCGCAGGATCAGGCGGCGTTGCAGGCGGGGCGTCCCGGGCTGCCGCGGCTCGATGCGCCGCCGGTGCTGCTCAACGGCTTGCGCAAGCAGATGGCGGCGGTGCTACCCACGCCAACGCCGATGGCGCCGCCCAAGCCTGCTGCCGCAAAGCCAGCCCCCAAGCCCGCATCGCCTCGCCCGGTGCCTACGGCACCTGCGCCACCAAAGCCCGCTGCCACCGGCACCTGGTTCGTCCAGGTCGCCGCGCTCTCCAGCGAGCCGCGCGCCAGGGCGCTGGCGAGCCAATTGAACGGCCGCTCGATCGCCGCAGGCCGCTTCTGGCGCGTCCAGCTCGGACCGTTTCCAGATGCCACTGCCGCCAATTCGGCCCGCGCACGCGCCGCCGGAAGCGGCTATCGCGACGCCACCGTCTTTCGTTCGAAATGA
- a CDS encoding HGGxSTG domain-containing protein, with the protein MQCGAKTRRGNACLLTSIYLNGRCKFHGGMSKGPKTEAGKAAAKANFAKRWASEPHENPAKPDIRPGKCSVSVGGRSEPHERVGNVEVGSPPAPAFRELSMRAREAKGGNS; encoded by the coding sequence ATGCAGTGTGGTGCCAAGACGCGCCGGGGCAACGCGTGCCTGCTCACCTCGATCTATCTCAACGGGCGCTGCAAGTTCCACGGCGGCATGTCGAAGGGCCCGAAGACCGAGGCCGGGAAAGCCGCGGCGAAGGCGAACTTTGCAAAGAGGTGGGCATCCGAACCCCATGAGAACCCCGCAAAACCTGATATCCGGCCCGGAAAGTGCAGCGTTTCGGTCGGGGGGCGATCCGAACCCCATGAAAGGGTGGGAAATGTTGAGGTTGGATCGCCACCCGCACCCGCATTTCGGGAGCTTTCCATGCGCGCGCGCGAGGCAAAGGGCGGGAATTCATGA
- a CDS encoding Bbp16 family capsid cement protein, whose translation MLTDKELLCSEWQAITGAAVSDDSLLMRDLVGADRTRKLRCFAAVEADFAGAATGITVDMIQADNSALTANVEVLGTTGAIAADLLGQRVLVDTPLPATTKPYFGFRFTPQGGSFTAGSITAGLTTGIETRSAERPRFETHGY comes from the coding sequence ATGCTGACCGACAAGGAACTGCTCTGCTCGGAATGGCAGGCTATCACTGGTGCCGCGGTATCCGACGATTCCCTACTGATGCGCGATCTGGTGGGGGCAGATCGAACCCGCAAGCTGCGATGCTTCGCCGCGGTCGAGGCGGACTTCGCGGGCGCCGCAACGGGCATCACAGTTGACATGATCCAAGCTGACAATTCGGCGCTGACGGCCAATGTCGAAGTGCTTGGCACCACCGGTGCGATCGCAGCCGATCTGCTCGGGCAAAGGGTCCTGGTCGACACGCCGCTGCCGGCCACAACCAAGCCCTATTTCGGGTTTCGCTTCACGCCGCAGGGTGGTTCGTTCACCGCGGGCTCGATCACGGCTGGGCTGACGACCGGCATAGAGACGCGATCGGCGGAACGGCCACGCTTCGAAACGCACGGGTACTGA
- a CDS encoding lytic murein transglycosylase: MRIFGAILLAGIALGGLGGGAAAQDNASFQSYLATVRSKALREGVSDRTLNSVLPSLTVNPRVIELDRDQPGSSSPNAPISDFAPYRARHVDAARIGRGRSAYRGNLNTLRAVEQRYGVPGSILVAIWGHETNYGGYTGDFDLPRSLATLAFEGRRRPLFEGEFIALLKIIDRGVPRERLKGSWAGAMGYPQFLPSVYLRLAVDGDGDGDANIWASEADALASIGNYLSNAGWRRGQPWGVAVNVPAGLARAPLETRTVSPRCPRVFDRHSQWRTIAEWRALGVTPQGGALPADNVQATLLEPDGQGRTAFLLTSNYRVILDYNCSNFYALSVGLLADEVSR; this comes from the coding sequence ATGCGTATTTTCGGGGCGATCCTTCTGGCCGGCATTGCGCTCGGCGGCTTGGGCGGCGGGGCGGCCGCTCAGGACAATGCGAGCTTCCAGAGCTATCTGGCGACGGTGCGAAGCAAGGCGCTGCGCGAGGGGGTGAGCGATCGCACGCTCAATTCGGTGCTGCCCTCGCTGACGGTGAACCCGCGGGTGATCGAGCTCGATCGCGACCAGCCGGGCAGTTCGAGCCCCAATGCGCCGATCTCCGACTTTGCCCCCTATCGCGCACGGCATGTCGATGCCGCGCGGATCGGACGCGGTCGCAGCGCCTATCGCGGCAACCTGAACACGTTGCGCGCGGTCGAGCAGCGTTATGGCGTGCCCGGATCGATCCTGGTCGCGATCTGGGGGCATGAGACCAATTATGGCGGCTATACCGGCGATTTCGATCTGCCGCGCTCGCTCGCCACGCTCGCCTTCGAGGGACGCCGCCGGCCGCTGTTTGAAGGCGAGTTCATCGCGCTGCTCAAGATCATCGATCGCGGCGTGCCGCGCGAGCGGCTGAAGGGCAGCTGGGCGGGCGCGATGGGCTATCCGCAGTTCCTGCCGTCGGTCTACCTGCGGCTCGCGGTCGACGGCGATGGCGATGGTGACGCCAATATCTGGGCGAGCGAAGCCGATGCGCTGGCGTCGATCGGCAATTATCTGTCGAACGCCGGCTGGCGGCGCGGCCAGCCCTGGGGCGTTGCGGTGAACGTGCCCGCAGGCCTCGCGCGTGCGCCGCTCGAAACCCGCACCGTCTCGCCGCGCTGTCCGCGGGTGTTCGACCGGCATAGCCAGTGGCGCACGATCGCCGAATGGCGCGCGCTCGGGGTGACCCCGCAGGGCGGCGCGTTGCCCGCCGACAATGTGCAGGCGACCTTGCTCGAACCCGATGGCCAGGGGCGCACCGCCTTCCTGCTGACGAGCAATTATCGCGTCATCCTCGATTATAATTGTTCGAACTTCTATGCTCTTTCGGTGGGGTTGCTGGCCGATGAAGTCTCGCGCTGA
- a CDS encoding lysozyme family protein, producing MEMSQDRRPRDPLSFYEVDLEAQPRAQPEAMPRSSWSETFTSSFRVVQDDWPSQSEQEVVNDYGPLVEALQAETGRSMNSYVSTGRGGGSVYEQRVFEDLAAVRARKPDFMKGTPTTVDEFRAATLKRVQERRAADQRTVERGGTVAWGAGSLAAGVLDPFNLLTAPIGGGGGTTIARRILNQAVIGATTEAVEQPLIANERAKRGETLTGTEAAANIGTAGVGAGVLQGGGELVVRGASRLAGPVADLIESFKARVGLDSATPAERAAVGELEREVEIAATSPFNPGRDSERHAARLNAAERALDNPASIPPTAPPPPVSRDAYYRRLRGAESGGNDAARNTRSTATGRYQFLDSTWLTYHKRVVGGTMSDAQRLAQRSDGGLQDRLMQVLTNDNAASLARVGARETGGNLYLMHVFGQGGGQAILRAGRDAPIEAIVGRKVVEANPFLRGRTVGDTIEWAHSRMGEAPDTAPTLRRDQFDADEEWATAQRAVDAEEAALARADADIEDVVQTAERRWTAIADDPAPQAVDIGGTDSARLYRSAGDDTRAFETEAEAIAIAGGGDVVPVDVPRAILDDIAPVAPDAAGARVRSIDPAAADAWRAPRERTAPAARPEPDLLQGQATVIRAGDLIRDASSIQRAYVISPDGKIYLLNDGVSHDAFAAEAGATDLSGFAAITTFGGELALRRSARPSAQQNRIIARLSATAAREGRDVTEGGLTGNVGVAFPPRGDAPVALAGRDSAPPSRETLARYDDPFDSATPRSLDETIEHDVRMIAVEAPDTPVRLSDEGEVARLADVLQDLDDDAAAILAARACMVP from the coding sequence ATGGAAATGAGCCAGGACCGCCGGCCGCGCGATCCGCTGTCGTTCTACGAGGTCGATCTGGAAGCGCAGCCCCGCGCTCAGCCCGAGGCCATGCCGCGTTCGTCGTGGTCCGAGACCTTCACGTCGTCGTTTCGGGTGGTGCAGGACGATTGGCCATCTCAGTCCGAACAGGAGGTGGTCAACGACTATGGCCCGCTGGTCGAAGCCCTGCAGGCAGAGACCGGGCGGTCGATGAATTCCTATGTGAGCACCGGGCGCGGCGGCGGCAGTGTGTACGAGCAGCGGGTGTTCGAGGATCTGGCGGCGGTACGGGCTCGCAAGCCGGACTTCATGAAGGGCACGCCTACCACCGTCGACGAATTCAGGGCGGCAACGCTCAAGCGGGTGCAGGAACGCCGCGCCGCCGATCAAAGGACTGTCGAGCGCGGGGGCACGGTCGCATGGGGTGCCGGGTCACTCGCTGCCGGCGTGCTCGATCCGTTCAACCTGCTGACCGCGCCCATCGGTGGCGGGGGCGGCACCACTATCGCGCGCCGGATCCTCAACCAGGCAGTGATCGGCGCGACCACCGAAGCCGTCGAGCAGCCCTTGATCGCCAACGAGCGTGCCAAGCGGGGCGAAACGCTGACCGGGACCGAAGCCGCAGCCAACATCGGCACCGCAGGCGTAGGCGCGGGCGTGCTGCAAGGCGGCGGCGAACTGGTGGTGCGCGGTGCAAGCCGGCTGGCGGGTCCGGTCGCGGACCTGATCGAGAGCTTCAAGGCGCGCGTAGGCCTCGACAGCGCGACCCCAGCCGAACGGGCGGCGGTTGGCGAGCTCGAACGCGAAGTCGAGATCGCGGCGACAAGCCCATTCAACCCCGGGCGGGATAGCGAACGCCATGCCGCTCGCCTGAACGCTGCCGAGCGCGCGTTGGATAACCCCGCCAGCATACCACCGACCGCGCCGCCCCCGCCGGTTTCACGCGATGCCTATTACCGGCGGCTGCGCGGCGCCGAGAGCGGTGGGAACGATGCGGCTCGAAACACGCGATCGACCGCGACCGGGCGCTATCAGTTCCTTGATAGCACCTGGCTGACCTACCATAAGCGCGTCGTCGGCGGCACGATGTCCGATGCCCAGCGCTTGGCGCAACGGTCCGATGGCGGCTTGCAGGATCGCCTCATGCAGGTGCTGACCAACGACAACGCAGCATCGCTGGCACGGGTTGGAGCGCGCGAGACCGGCGGCAATCTGTACCTGATGCACGTCTTCGGACAGGGCGGTGGCCAGGCCATCCTTCGCGCGGGCCGTGACGCACCGATCGAGGCCATCGTCGGACGCAAGGTGGTGGAGGCCAATCCGTTCCTGCGCGGTCGCACGGTGGGCGATACGATCGAATGGGCGCACTCGCGCATGGGGGAGGCGCCGGACACTGCGCCGACCCTGCGACGCGACCAGTTCGACGCCGACGAAGAATGGGCCACCGCTCAGCGGGCCGTGGATGCCGAAGAAGCGGCGCTCGCCCGTGCCGATGCGGATATCGAAGATGTGGTGCAGACCGCCGAGCGACGCTGGACCGCAATCGCCGACGATCCGGCACCGCAGGCCGTGGATATCGGGGGCACCGATTCGGCTCGCCTCTATCGTTCGGCGGGGGATGATACCCGTGCTTTCGAGACCGAAGCCGAGGCAATAGCCATTGCGGGCGGCGGCGATGTTGTCCCGGTCGACGTGCCGCGGGCGATCCTGGACGATATTGCTCCTGTCGCGCCTGACGCCGCCGGCGCGCGGGTGCGATCGATCGATCCTGCTGCCGCTGATGCGTGGCGGGCACCGCGAGAGCGAACGGCACCGGCCGCTCGGCCGGAACCTGACCTTCTGCAAGGCCAAGCCACTGTCATCCGAGCTGGTGACCTGATTAGAGACGCATCCTCTATTCAGCGGGCGTATGTCATATCGCCTGATGGCAAGATCTACTTGCTCAATGACGGCGTATCGCACGACGCGTTTGCGGCGGAGGCTGGTGCTACAGACCTGTCTGGCTTTGCGGCGATAACGACATTTGGCGGCGAATTAGCTCTGCGGCGATCCGCGCGCCCATCGGCACAGCAGAACCGGATTATTGCTCGGTTGTCGGCGACCGCGGCGAGGGAGGGTAGAGACGTCACGGAGGGCGGACTGACGGGCAACGTGGGTGTAGCGTTCCCGCCACGAGGCGACGCTCCTGTCGCCCTGGCCGGAAGGGATAGCGCACCACCATCGCGCGAGACGCTGGCGCGCTACGATGACCCGTTCGACAGTGCCACGCCTCGATCGCTCGACGAGACGATAGAGCACGATGTGCGAATGATTGCGGTCGAAGCTCCGGACACGCCGGTACGGTTGAGCGACGAAGGCGAAGTAGCCCGGCTGGCTGACGTGCTGCAGGATCTGGATGACGACGCTGCCGCTATTCTGGCAGCGCGCGCCTGCATGGTCCCCTAA
- a CDS encoding helix-turn-helix domain-containing protein has product MIAHQTAEALALHTGTHPALCRAIFAVAQGDSEVVALMRSPALDEETVRLRMMAIYIAATEFAFSYPAIARAIGRDHSSVARAQRAARAQWNTDPQFRSDARRAFEHVRLAAHQRQSRLALT; this is encoded by the coding sequence ATGATCGCGCACCAGACAGCGGAGGCACTGGCGCTTCACACCGGCACGCACCCAGCCCTTTGCCGCGCGATCTTCGCGGTCGCTCAGGGCGATTCCGAAGTCGTCGCGCTGATGCGTTCCCCAGCATTGGACGAAGAGACGGTACGGTTGCGCATGATGGCGATCTACATCGCTGCGACTGAGTTCGCCTTTTCCTATCCCGCCATCGCCCGCGCGATCGGGCGCGACCATTCATCGGTCGCCCGTGCGCAGCGGGCGGCGCGCGCTCAATGGAACACCGACCCGCAATTCCGGTCGGACGCGCGTCGAGCGTTTGAGCATGTGCGTCTCGCAGCCCACCAGCGACAATCGCGGCTAGCCTTGACCTAG